TTGCACCGTCCCTTTACCTGACCGCGAGCAGAAAATCGAGTGCGGTTGCCACGGCAGTCGCTTCCGGGCCGACGGTCTGCTGGTAGGGGGCCCGGCGGACAGGCCGCTCCGTGCGATTCGTCTGGAACTGCGCGACGGGGCGGTCTGGGCGGTGGGGTGGTTGGACAACTGAAGGGAAATGGATTTTGCATACCTCCTGGACGTAAATCGGGTAAGATAATCACGCTAGACCCCAATTCAGGAGGTATGTATGGCAGGCAAGTTTGTGCTCTCCACCACCTCAGACGGGCAGTATATGTTCAACCTCAAGGCCGGCAACGGCGAAACCATCCTCACCAGTGAGCGCTACCAGACCAGGGACAGCGCCCTCAATGGTATTGATTCTGTTCGCAAAAACGCTCTCCTGGACGAACGCTACGAGCGCCGCACGGCCAGCAACGGCGAACCATATTTCGTACTCAAGGCCGCCAACCACCAGGAAATTGGACGCAGCGAGATGTACAGCTCCGAGGTCGCTATGGAAAACGGAATTGCCTCGGTCAAGAAAAATGCGCCAGAGGCTACCCTGGACGACCA
This window of the Meiothermus sp. CFH 77666 genome carries:
- a CDS encoding YegP family protein, coding for MAGKFVLSTTSDGQYMFNLKAGNGETILTSERYQTRDSALNGIDSVRKNALLDERYERRTASNGEPYFVLKAANHQEIGRSEMYSSEVAMENGIASVKKNAPEATLDDQTTS